In Candidatus Desulforudis audaxviator MP104C, a genomic segment contains:
- the remB gene encoding extracellular matrix regulator RemB: MFLHLGADVMIPKQDIIAILDVYTGLVDPTRDFLKMARSQGLVETIGEEEKVRTYVITTDAVYLSPISCGTLKKRAGVSQPGRIDM, from the coding sequence ATGTTTTTGCACCTGGGAGCCGACGTGATGATTCCCAAACAAGACATCATCGCCATTCTAGACGTATACACGGGTCTGGTGGACCCCACCCGCGATTTCCTGAAGATGGCCCGCAGCCAGGGCCTGGTGGAGACCATCGGCGAGGAGGAAAAGGTCCGCACCTACGTGATCACCACCGATGCCGTCTACCTGTCGCCGATCTCCTGCGGCACCCTGAAAAAGAGGGCGGGGGTATCGCAGCCGGGGCGCATTGACATGTAA
- the pyrE gene encoding orotate phosphoribosyltransferase has translation MTSSRESGRDGAGLAVFTAGDRETLKQLLLTRSFQFGEFTLSSGKKSNYYFDGKQVTLHPRGALLTARAVLEKVRGTGVQAVGGPTIGADPMVGALGVVCALEGIDLGLFIVRKDQKQHGKRLRIEGRKIAPGERVAVIDDVLTTGGSILTAVEAVREAGGEVVLAVVLVDRCEGGTELLESKGISVDPMFTVKDFGL, from the coding sequence TTGACATCTAGCCGGGAAAGCGGGAGGGACGGCGCCGGCCTCGCCGTGTTTACTGCCGGGGACCGGGAGACACTCAAGCAGTTGCTCCTGACCCGGTCTTTCCAGTTCGGGGAATTCACCCTTTCCTCCGGGAAGAAAAGTAACTACTACTTCGACGGCAAGCAGGTCACGCTCCACCCCCGGGGGGCCTTGCTCACGGCCAGGGCGGTCCTGGAAAAGGTGCGGGGCACCGGCGTGCAGGCGGTGGGCGGTCCGACTATCGGGGCGGACCCGATGGTGGGGGCGTTGGGCGTGGTCTGTGCGCTCGAGGGAATCGATCTCGGGCTTTTCATCGTCCGGAAGGATCAGAAACAGCACGGCAAGCGGCTGCGCATTGAAGGCCGGAAGATTGCTCCCGGAGAGAGGGTGGCCGTGATCGATGACGTCCTCACCACCGGCGGTTCGATTCTGACCGCCGTCGAAGCCGTCCGGGAGGCCGGCGGGGAGGTGGTGCTGGCCGTGGTCCTGGTAGACCGCTGCGAAGGCGGGACCGAACTCCTGGAGAGCAAAGGTATTTCGGTCGATCCCATGTTTACGGTCAAAGATTTCGGTCTCTAA
- the recF gene encoding DNA replication/repair protein RecF (All proteins in this family for which functions are known are DNA-binding proteins that assist the filamentation of RecA onto DNA for the initiation of recombination or recombinational repair.) encodes MRLTRIKAGNFRNFQHLDVQPAAGLNIVRGRNAQGKTNFIEAVFFALRGHSFRSLRDRELVTWGQESAFVEAELEGKDGRTRVRAELNPAGKKIVWAGEPVGKAELAVRLGTVLFTPDDLSLIKGGPRERRRFLDLELGIFVPGYLTALQLYRRALEQRNHLLRMGGGRRYSELLDLWTDEVCKYGMMLLSGRLEILKEFAPLACRLFGAWAGEELAVRYRSSVGLSNGVRTPGAGDLRETLAAVRQDEIRAGQTQAGPHLDDLAFMVNGKEGRPFASQGQQRSVVLALKLAQVFLWKRHTGEAPVVLLDDLLFEFDRERRDKVLETLQNDVQVFITTGERVLSGSRVFCVHSGNIQEES; translated from the coding sequence TTGCGCTTGACTCGCATCAAAGCCGGTAACTTCAGGAATTTTCAGCACCTGGACGTTCAGCCGGCGGCCGGCCTGAACATTGTCCGGGGAAGGAACGCGCAAGGGAAAACGAACTTCATCGAGGCCGTGTTCTTTGCGCTGCGTGGGCACTCGTTCCGTTCCTTGCGCGACCGGGAGTTGGTGACCTGGGGCCAGGAAAGTGCGTTTGTGGAGGCCGAACTGGAAGGAAAAGACGGCCGTACCAGGGTGCGCGCGGAACTGAACCCGGCGGGCAAGAAAATCGTTTGGGCCGGGGAACCGGTGGGTAAAGCAGAACTGGCGGTCCGGCTGGGGACGGTCCTCTTTACACCGGACGACCTAAGCCTCATCAAGGGTGGGCCGCGTGAGCGCCGCCGGTTTTTAGACCTCGAACTGGGAATTTTCGTGCCCGGCTATCTAACTGCGCTGCAACTATACCGGCGGGCGCTTGAACAGCGGAATCACCTGCTCCGGATGGGTGGTGGGAGAAGATATTCCGAGCTTCTCGATCTGTGGACCGATGAGGTCTGCAAGTATGGTATGATGCTGCTGTCCGGGCGCCTGGAGATACTGAAGGAATTCGCCCCGCTGGCGTGTCGGCTTTTCGGTGCATGGGCCGGTGAAGAACTGGCGGTCCGGTACCGTAGTTCCGTCGGACTGTCCAACGGCGTACGGACGCCGGGAGCTGGTGACCTCCGGGAGACTCTGGCCGCCGTCCGCCAGGACGAAATCAGGGCCGGGCAGACCCAGGCTGGGCCGCACCTGGACGACCTTGCCTTTATGGTGAACGGAAAGGAAGGCCGGCCCTTTGCTTCCCAGGGTCAGCAGCGCTCCGTGGTCCTGGCCCTTAAACTGGCTCAGGTGTTCCTGTGGAAGCGCCACACCGGGGAGGCTCCCGTGGTTCTGCTCGACGACCTGTTGTTTGAATTTGACCGGGAACGCCGTGACAAGGTGTTGGAAACGCTCCAAAACGACGTCCAGGTGTTCATTACCACCGGAGAGCGTGTTTTGAGCGGGAGTCGTGTTTTTTGCGTCCATTCTGGAAATATTCAGGAGGAGAGTTGA
- the dnaN gene encoding DNA polymerase III subunit beta → MQFQTTRESLLAGITTVMRAVNQKSPVAALSGILFEAGAGEAGQQGVSLTGSNMDLTIRRIIPAGVTVSGAVVLPARQLAEIVRRLPDVPVSITADHQKNSVELTYGRARALLNGYSAAEFPKPADPLTRVPGGRPADAGTPRLDITAPSKVFHNLFRRVIYAAGTDDLRPIFTGVLLEIDEGEIRAVATDTHRLAMHRVDYEGEPENRKMQVIVSGRALGELVRVLSQAEEEQFEVTIAENYIVFSVGPTRIISRLIVGTYPDYRQVIPKVHQTRVSGIEAPLLLQTVERAATLAQDGSPVINLHLGQGLLGVTAQSEAGSIHEEIPVELAGQELEISFNAKYLEEALRWCESTQLILDFHGPVGPAIIRPLGDGDTYLALVLPVRPF, encoded by the coding sequence ATGCAATTCCAGACCACCCGTGAAAGCCTCCTGGCAGGCATCACCACCGTGATGCGCGCGGTAAACCAAAAAAGTCCAGTAGCCGCCCTCTCGGGGATTCTCTTTGAGGCGGGTGCCGGTGAAGCCGGTCAACAGGGGGTGTCACTGACCGGCAGCAATATGGACTTGACTATCCGGCGAATAATTCCGGCCGGCGTGACCGTTTCCGGAGCGGTCGTGCTCCCGGCACGGCAACTGGCGGAAATTGTACGCCGCCTACCTGATGTTCCGGTTTCAATCACGGCCGACCACCAAAAGAACTCCGTGGAACTGACTTACGGGCGTGCGCGCGCCCTTCTCAACGGATACAGTGCCGCCGAATTCCCGAAGCCGGCCGACCCGCTGACGCGGGTACCCGGAGGCCGACCCGCTGACGCGGGTACCCCCCGTCTTGACATCACTGCACCTTCAAAAGTGTTTCACAACCTTTTTCGCCGGGTGATTTACGCGGCCGGCACGGACGATCTGCGCCCCATTTTCACGGGCGTGTTATTGGAAATCGACGAGGGCGAGATCAGGGCCGTGGCCACCGATACGCACCGGCTGGCCATGCACCGCGTAGACTATGAGGGTGAACCTGAAAACCGGAAAATGCAGGTGATTGTCTCGGGACGGGCCCTGGGGGAACTGGTCCGCGTGCTGTCCCAGGCGGAAGAGGAGCAGTTCGAAGTGACCATCGCCGAAAACTATATTGTTTTCTCGGTTGGCCCGACCCGGATTATCAGCCGTCTGATTGTGGGTACTTACCCCGATTACCGGCAAGTAATCCCAAAGGTTCACCAAACCAGGGTTTCGGGCATTGAAGCCCCCTTGCTGCTTCAGACAGTGGAAAGAGCGGCCACCCTGGCTCAAGATGGCTCACCGGTGATAAACCTTCACCTCGGGCAGGGGCTTCTAGGGGTTACCGCCCAATCGGAGGCGGGCTCAATTCACGAGGAAATTCCCGTGGAACTGGCCGGACAAGAATTGGAGATCAGCTTCAATGCCAAGTACCTCGAAGAAGCGCTCCGCTGGTGTGAGAGCACGCAACTGATTCTGGACTTTCACGGGCCCGTGGGCCCGGCCATAATCCGCCCCCTCGGAGACGGGGATACATACCTGGCATTGGTGCTTCCGGTCCGCCCGTTTTAG
- the gyrB gene encoding DNA topoisomerase (ATP-hydrolyzing) subunit B — protein sequence MDKNGSGYRAEDIQVLEGLEAVRKRPGMYIGSTGPKGLHHLIFEVVDNSIDEALAGFCDYIEVVIHADNSVTVSDNGRGIPVDIHPQVGRPALEVVLTRLHAGGKFGGTQYKISGGLHGVGVSVVNALSRRMEVEVKREGYRYRQEFERGLATGELELLDEADETGTRVTFIPDPDIFEEVEFQYDVVAKRLRELSFLNAGVTLVLRDERTGRDKVYQYAGGIRDFVRHLNLHKEVLPADPIYVEDHKNGVWVEVAVQYVVNSDRELIFSYANTIHTVDGGTHEAGFKSALTRTINDYARKYNLVKNDSLSGEDIREGLTAVINVKVPEPQFEGQTKTKLGNSEVRGLVDWVVSQRLAAYLEEHPTEARQIVQRAVVASRAREAARRARELTKRKSLLESATLPGKLADCSRRDPQHSELYLVEGDSAGGSAKQGRDREFQAILPLRGKILNAEKARRDKLLGNEEIRALITAIGTGFGEDFDLAKARYHRIVIMTDADVDGSHIRTLLLTFFYRYMKPLIDAGYVYIAQPPLYRVSGKGRKNGVYLYSDQQLEQFFRENGRQNWSIQRYKGLGEMNPEQLWDTTLDPENRTMLQVTLEDALAAEQLLSTLMGEQVEPRREFIQQHAREVRNLDI from the coding sequence TTGGACAAAAACGGTTCGGGGTACCGGGCCGAGGATATTCAGGTCCTGGAAGGCCTGGAGGCGGTTCGCAAACGTCCCGGCATGTATATCGGCTCGACCGGTCCGAAAGGTTTGCACCACCTGATTTTCGAGGTGGTGGACAACAGCATCGACGAGGCCCTGGCCGGATTCTGCGATTATATCGAGGTGGTTATCCACGCTGACAATTCGGTGACCGTTTCGGACAACGGACGCGGGATCCCGGTGGATATCCACCCGCAGGTGGGCCGGCCGGCCCTGGAAGTGGTCCTGACCAGGTTGCACGCCGGCGGGAAATTCGGCGGGACCCAATACAAGATTTCCGGCGGCCTGCACGGCGTCGGCGTTTCCGTGGTGAACGCGCTCTCTAGGCGGATGGAGGTGGAGGTCAAACGGGAGGGGTACCGCTACCGCCAGGAGTTCGAGCGCGGTCTAGCGACTGGAGAACTGGAGCTTTTGGACGAGGCGGACGAAACCGGCACGCGGGTGACCTTTATCCCCGACCCTGATATCTTTGAAGAAGTGGAATTTCAGTACGACGTGGTCGCCAAGAGACTCCGCGAGCTTTCTTTCCTGAACGCCGGCGTGACCCTGGTGCTCCGCGACGAGCGGACCGGCCGCGATAAGGTGTACCAGTACGCGGGAGGCATCCGGGATTTCGTGCGCCACCTGAACCTGCACAAGGAAGTTCTTCCGGCCGACCCCATCTACGTAGAGGACCACAAGAACGGCGTTTGGGTGGAAGTGGCCGTTCAGTACGTTGTAAACTCCGACCGGGAACTGATCTTTTCTTACGCCAACACCATTCACACGGTCGACGGCGGCACCCACGAAGCGGGGTTCAAGTCGGCGCTCACCCGCACGATCAACGACTACGCTCGAAAATACAACCTGGTCAAGAACGATTCGTTAAGCGGCGAGGACATCCGCGAGGGCCTAACGGCTGTGATCAACGTCAAGGTGCCCGAACCCCAGTTCGAGGGGCAGACCAAAACCAAGCTCGGGAACAGTGAGGTGCGCGGTCTGGTGGACTGGGTGGTGTCCCAACGCTTGGCCGCCTACCTGGAAGAACACCCGACGGAGGCCAGACAGATCGTACAGCGGGCGGTGGTCGCTTCCCGGGCCCGGGAGGCGGCCCGGCGGGCACGCGAGTTAACCAAGCGCAAGAGCCTTCTGGAGAGTGCGACCCTCCCCGGCAAACTGGCCGACTGTTCCCGGCGTGATCCCCAACACTCCGAGCTGTACCTGGTGGAGGGGGATTCGGCCGGCGGTTCGGCGAAACAGGGCCGGGACCGGGAATTCCAGGCGATTCTGCCGCTGCGCGGCAAGATTTTGAACGCCGAAAAGGCCCGCCGGGATAAGCTTTTGGGCAATGAGGAAATCCGGGCGCTGATCACGGCGATCGGCACGGGGTTCGGCGAGGACTTCGATCTGGCAAAAGCCCGCTACCACCGGATCGTGATCATGACCGACGCCGACGTGGACGGCTCACACATCCGCACCCTGCTCCTGACCTTTTTCTACCGGTACATGAAGCCCCTGATCGATGCCGGTTACGTGTACATCGCCCAACCACCGCTGTACAGGGTCAGCGGCAAGGGCAGAAAAAACGGCGTGTACCTGTACAGTGACCAGCAGCTGGAGCAGTTCTTCCGGGAAAACGGGCGGCAGAACTGGAGCATCCAGCGCTACAAGGGCCTTGGGGAGATGAACCCGGAACAGCTCTGGGATACCACCCTGGACCCGGAAAACCGGACGATGCTCCAGGTGACCCTGGAGGATGCCCTGGCGGCCGAGCAGCTTCTGTCCACCCTGATGGGGGAACAGGTGGAGCCGCGCCGGGAGTTCATTCAGCAGCACGCCCGGGAGGTCAGAAACCTTGACATCTAG
- the dnaA gene encoding chromosomal replication initiator protein DnaA, giving the protein MVPPEIMSIWQQLMQGLEKSVNRQSYDYWLKPLRPAAYHNKTLLIEVPNHFSRDWLHERYAPLLKHSFETLAGHEVAIKFLLAREVPEVKKYLSRPLDKLSTDLSALNPKYTFDSFVVGNSNRFAHAAAFAVADTPVKAYNPLFLYGGVGLGKTHLMHAIGHHILGNHSRYRIAYVTSERFTNDLINAIKDDQTPQFRSKYRSIDILLIDDIQFLAGKERTQEEFFHTFNSLYEDAKQIVISSDRPPKEIPTLEERLRSRFEWGLITDIQPPDLETRIAILRKKLQSEENSLVPDETILYIADRIQSNIRELEGAFIRVSAYASLNRTIVSPENAAEILKNILPPHKPKQITCSLIQQVVAGYYKLRPEDLKAKKRTRNVAYPRQIAMYLTRELTDLSLPKIGDEFGGRDHTTVLHACEKINQEIQADPSVQEIINELIRRIQKP; this is encoded by the coding sequence ATGGTTCCACCGGAAATAATGTCCATTTGGCAGCAGCTGATGCAGGGTCTGGAAAAATCGGTGAATCGGCAGTCCTACGACTACTGGCTCAAACCGTTGCGTCCCGCAGCCTATCACAACAAAACCTTGCTTATTGAGGTTCCCAATCATTTTTCCCGCGATTGGCTACACGAACGGTACGCACCTCTTCTTAAGCACTCTTTTGAAACCCTGGCCGGACATGAGGTGGCCATCAAGTTTTTGCTGGCACGTGAAGTACCGGAAGTAAAAAAATATCTTTCCAGACCGCTGGACAAGCTTTCCACCGATCTCTCGGCACTCAACCCAAAGTACACCTTTGATTCTTTTGTGGTCGGCAATAGCAACCGATTCGCACATGCCGCTGCGTTCGCGGTCGCGGATACTCCGGTTAAAGCCTACAACCCGCTGTTTTTGTACGGGGGCGTAGGTTTGGGAAAAACTCACCTCATGCATGCCATCGGACATCATATCCTCGGCAACCACAGTCGCTACCGGATTGCCTACGTTACTTCCGAACGCTTCACCAACGACCTGATTAACGCCATTAAAGACGATCAGACCCCACAATTTCGAAGCAAGTACCGCAGTATCGACATTCTACTTATCGACGACATCCAGTTTCTAGCAGGCAAAGAACGTACACAGGAAGAATTCTTCCATACTTTCAACAGCCTTTATGAGGATGCAAAACAAATTGTGATTTCAAGCGACCGGCCGCCGAAAGAGATTCCCACACTGGAGGAACGGTTGCGGTCACGTTTTGAGTGGGGATTGATTACCGATATTCAGCCTCCCGACCTGGAAACCCGGATCGCTATTCTGCGCAAGAAACTTCAATCCGAAGAAAACAGCTTGGTGCCCGATGAAACTATTCTTTACATTGCCGATCGAATTCAATCGAACATCCGGGAGCTGGAGGGGGCGTTTATCCGGGTCTCCGCTTACGCTTCCCTGAACCGGACCATTGTCTCTCCGGAAAACGCTGCCGAGATTTTAAAGAACATCCTGCCGCCGCACAAACCCAAGCAGATTACCTGTTCGCTCATTCAGCAAGTGGTGGCCGGCTATTACAAGCTACGTCCGGAAGACCTGAAGGCCAAGAAGAGAACGCGAAACGTCGCCTATCCGCGGCAGATCGCCATGTACCTAACCCGTGAATTGACCGATCTCTCTCTCCCCAAGATCGGGGACGAATTCGGAGGCCGGGATCATACCACCGTCCTTCACGCCTGTGAGAAAATAAACCAGGAAATCCAAGCTGATCCCAGCGTCCAGGAAATAATCAACGAATTGATCCGGCGTATACAGAAACCATAG